The sequence TATTAGcatggtaataattaaaaaattgattatgaaagaaaaaatgCAATGTTATTTAATCTAATCAAAGTAAACTGAAACGTCTGAAACTAAAATTCTCgattttatggaaattttaatgtattgcgATTAATCCATTTTGTTCtgtatttagtataatagtaaagtaatttttttttattgaagggGTAGAACCTTATCAATACATATGCCACTAGAGAACATACACTCCTCTATTTAATTTATCCTGTATTAGGCACACATTAATGATAACTTACTATACGTAATTGAAttcaaactaataaatatacttttaccagaacatttattatacacaaatcaaAATACTATTCAATTGAGTAAGGATTACTGTATAGATATTACAGTTAATTTTAAGCATTCTTCTTATAGATTTAACTttcctttataataattaattacactataaaataattttaaaacttgaataattaaattgaattaggtaaagtttaatatttaaaaataatatgctttcatctttttttatttgtttttgaagtacctatactacaaatatttatatcaatggtttgtgtttttaatttattcagttcttaaaatatgttttgcaaaaatctaacatatttatttaattttcttaaacagtattttgtattattaagtagtataaaatatttttctagtaaaattattattggtttacttttttttatacctaacctcctaaccataaaaataatacaccagATAATTCCaagattttgttatacattacaTAACCTTTCATAATCTTTACTTTTTTGACTAACCAACCTGCTGTGGTTATTAATTACTATCAACAATTTGTAAACTAagttatgaattaaattttattgcatGGGGATGAAAAAATGTCTTTCTAACTACTGTTAATTTTATGGTACATAGTTAATACTggtatattcttatttaaaatagtataaatagttcTTTCTacaaatttttggttttatgctgtattattgtattaaggacgattattactgtaatataacttatgtataataaaggTACTTCATAGTATATTGAGTATTcaaaagatttattaaaaaataaattgtaaacaacttttataatgtcattatgattaaattgtttttagtgataatttaatcttttttaattAGAGATGCAGAAGATGCAGTTCATGCAAGAGATGGTTATGATTATGATGGCTATAGATTACGTGTAGAGTTTCCACGTGGTAACGGTCCACATAGAAGTGGTGGCAGTAGTAGTGGTGGTGGAAGTTACAATCGAGGAGGTGCTAGTGGTGGAAGTGGAAGAAGCCGAGGTCCACCGGCGAGGCGTTCTCAATATAGAGTACTTGTTACTGGTAAGTATTTAATttggatttattatttttttttttttttaatttttatgtgattAAATTACCTTGTGTATAttgactattaaaaaaaaaaaaaaacttatcaacatttaatgattttattcatctattttaaatttccaatttctTTTTGAAgagtaaaactatttatttttcttacataacaacctgagttattatttattaattttaaaatatatattatctaaacattTAAAGGATTACCAGCATCAGGAAGTTGGCAAGATTTAAAAGATCATATGCGTGAAGCTGGAGATGTGTGTTATGCAGATGTATACAAAGATGGATCTGGGGTTGTTGAGTTTTTACGTTATGATGATATGAAATATGCTGTTCGTAAGCTTGATGATTCGAGATTCAGGTCTCATGaggtttgtttaataattattattctaaatattactttaaatttgtgTGTCAAACCTATTAGAGTATTGAAGTATGGTTCTCTGTGACTATGGTTTTAACACGTTTACTGTAAATCAATTGTATACAAGTTTACATGtgttaaaattctatttttttttgcattttttggctCTTAGCAAACTTATTGGCGTACAACTTgcacatatattaaataatatttctctgCAAcactatgaaaaaataaatattttatcataacactgattgaattttattctatagaataatatcatttatctatttatgtacatatataaatatttgttagtaattttttttatttgactagGGTGAAGTAACATATATTCGAGTAAAAGATGATTATGGCGGTGGAAGCAGTCGTCGAAGTCGTGATTATAATAGTCGTAGTCGTAGTCGCTCCGCAAGCTATTCACCTAGAGATCGTGGAACACCAACATATTCTCCAGTTAGAAAAAGTCGTAGTTATTCAAGATCTCGTTCCCGTTCATAATATTGAGGATAACCAAATGGTAAAGCATGCTACAATACATAATTGACCCTCATTccattattatagtgttttttcttattatttttttttatttttgattagaaacattttttgacaaattttaataCGAGGGTTAAACTAAGTTAAAAGtgttttgtcattttttataacattaatattgtagCTGATTTTAACTGGATTGA is a genomic window of Rhopalosiphum padi isolate XX-2018 chromosome 4, ASM2088224v1, whole genome shotgun sequence containing:
- the LOC132929498 gene encoding serine/arginine-rich splicing factor 1A is translated as MSNNDCRIYVGNLPPDIRTKDIQDLFYKFGKVLFVDLKNQRGPPFAFVEFDDPRDAEDAVHARDGYDYDGYRLRVEFPRGNGPHRSGGSSSGGGSYNRGGASGGSGRSRGPPARRSQYRVLVTGLPASGSWQDLKDHMREAGDVCYADVYKDGSGVVEFLRYDDMKYAVRKLDDSRFRSHEGEVTYIRVKDDYGGGSSRRSRDYNSRSRSRSASYSPRDRGTPTYSPVRKSRSYSRSRSRS